Proteins from a single region of Selenihalanaerobacter shriftii:
- a CDS encoding redox-sensing transcriptional repressor Rex, protein MKDKTVPDSVIRRLPLYLRVLEELKAKGTEIVSSQQLEDRIGLKATQFRKDLTYFGEFGVRGVGYEVDDLLNRLKKICGLNEEKTAILIGAGHIGTALGNFNQVNNNCKVRIKAIFDKDEDKVGSTIGQIEIQHTDKLPQMIDELDPQIGIIAVPARAAHEITDILIENDMKVLLNFAPVHLDIPDDVYLQGVDLTLELQNLLYYSQNVVE, encoded by the coding sequence ATGAAGGATAAAACAGTCCCAGATAGTGTAATTAGAAGGTTACCATTATATTTACGTGTCTTAGAGGAATTAAAGGCTAAAGGAACTGAAATTGTTTCTTCACAACAATTAGAGGATAGAATTGGATTAAAAGCAACACAATTTCGTAAAGATCTAACTTATTTCGGTGAGTTTGGAGTACGTGGAGTTGGTTATGAAGTGGATGATTTATTAAATAGATTAAAAAAGATCTGTGGTTTAAATGAAGAAAAGACTGCTATATTAATTGGAGCTGGTCATATAGGCACAGCACTTGGTAATTTTAATCAAGTCAATAATAATTGTAAAGTACGTATTAAGGCTATATTTGATAAAGATGAAGACAAGGTTGGTTCAACTATTGGTCAAATTGAAATTCAGCATACTGATAAATTACCTCAAATGATAGATGAACTTGATCCACAAATAGGAATAATTGCTGTACCTGCACGAGCAGCACATGAAATCACTGATATTTTAATAGAGAATGATATGAAAGTATTATTAAATTTTGCTCCTGTTCACTTAGATATTCCTGATGATGTATATTTACAGGGAGTAGATTTGACTCTAGAGTTACAGAATCTTTTATACTATTCACAGAATGTAGTAGAATAG
- a CDS encoding 4Fe-4S dicluster domain-containing protein, producing MLENANDWSDTFYEKWKPIAMGFVNGAEKCLQCGKCTGQCPAAAVNPSYNPRKMIADLVNGNIKRIVSSIELWQCFFCSGCFATCPVDINFPFFVFMTRLAAMSQGFGWEDVKQLQKYAEQDYLSDGITVSPSERNPYVLEERGDIANIREEAGMPRKRQVTEEAVAEINMISDLSGMTSFMKKIGGVELYDCSKCTPRIEEKCKTKELPRKVGDIKTHYRFYNYGVPTGGAENA from the coding sequence GTGCTAGAAAATGCAAATGATTGGAGCGATACCTTTTATGAAAAATGGAAGCCTATCGCAATGGGTTTTGTTAATGGAGCTGAGAAGTGTCTTCAATGTGGAAAGTGTACAGGGCAGTGTCCAGCAGCTGCAGTAAATCCAAGTTATAATCCTCGTAAAATGATAGCTGACTTAGTTAATGGTAATATTAAGAGAATAGTGTCAAGTATTGAATTATGGCAGTGTTTCTTTTGTAGTGGTTGTTTTGCTACTTGTCCAGTAGATATTAACTTCCCATTTTTTGTATTCATGACTCGTCTGGCTGCAATGAGCCAAGGTTTTGGTTGGGAAGATGTTAAGCAGTTACAGAAGTATGCAGAACAAGATTACTTAAGTGATGGAATTACTGTTTCTCCATCTGAAAGGAATCCTTATGTTCTTGAAGAACGTGGAGATATAGCAAATATTCGAGAGGAAGCAGGTATGCCTCGTAAGAGACAGGTTACTGAGGAAGCTGTCGCTGAAATCAATATGATTTCTGATTTGAGTGGTATGACTAGCTTCATGAAGAAAATCGGTGGCGTAGAGTTATATGATTGTAGTAAATGCACACCAAGAATTGAAGAGAAATGTAAGACTAAGGAGTTACCAAGAAAAGTAGGAGACATAAAGACACATTATCGTTTCTATAATTATGGTGTACCAACAGGGGGTGCAGAGAATGCATAA
- a CDS encoding CoB--CoM heterodisulfide reductase iron-sulfur subunit B family protein produces the protein MHKLDKLSGIREELVDNIPIPDEIFYFQSCVASNKYPGIESCTLDILNKLGVKPVVSEDQTCCGGFVTFANVAAPTASMPAVARNISLAEEQGLDICAVCNGCWTFLNEFGHFMNGNDEVRESVNMMLNMMGREYKGESDIFHIGALLYKLKDRIAENVERPLEGLKFATHYGCHYLGGGKYGAIDDAQYPTFIQEMVEIMGGENVEYTASGECCGTGFTQVINDKEKSLEHSEMKLTSIRDEADPDFVIVLCPYCLSQLDRMQQQLDYRDNVELDIPIIHITQLVGMALGLSKERLAFKAHIGGQNRFKEALNKIDVDYEG, from the coding sequence ATGCATAAACTTGATAAACTAAGCGGTATTAGAGAAGAATTAGTAGACAATATTCCAATTCCTGATGAAATTTTCTATTTTCAAAGTTGTGTAGCTAGTAATAAGTATCCAGGAATCGAATCATGTACATTAGATATCTTAAATAAGTTAGGTGTCAAGCCAGTTGTTTCAGAAGATCAAACATGTTGTGGTGGATTCGTAACTTTTGCTAACGTAGCAGCACCTACTGCTTCTATGCCTGCTGTGGCTAGAAATATTTCTTTAGCTGAGGAGCAAGGCTTAGATATATGTGCAGTATGTAATGGTTGTTGGACATTTTTAAATGAATTTGGTCATTTCATGAATGGAAATGATGAGGTTAGAGAAAGCGTAAATATGATGTTAAATATGATGGGGCGTGAATATAAAGGTGAAAGCGATATCTTTCACATAGGTGCTTTATTATATAAACTTAAAGATAGAATTGCTGAAAACGTTGAACGACCTTTAGAAGGATTAAAGTTTGCTACTCATTATGGTTGCCATTATTTAGGTGGGGGTAAGTATGGAGCAATTGATGATGCTCAATATCCAACCTTTATTCAGGAAATGGTTGAAATAATGGGTGGAGAGAATGTAGAGTATACTGCTAGTGGTGAATGTTGTGGAACAGGATTTACTCAGGTTATTAATGATAAAGAAAAATCACTAGAGCATAGTGAAATGAAGTTAACAAGTATTAGAGATGAAGCAGATCCGGATTTTGTTATTGTTTTATGCCCTTATTGTTTAAGTCAATTGGATCGCATGCAACAACAGTTAGATTATAGAGATAATGTTGAACTTGATATTCCTATTATTCATATTACTCAGTTAGTAGGTATGGCTTTAGGATTATCCAAAGAACGTTTAGCTTTTAAAGCACATATTGGTGGTCAAAATCGATTCAAAGAAGCACTAAATAAGATTGATGTTGATTACGAAGGTTAA